Proteins encoded in a region of the Acidobacteriota bacterium genome:
- a CDS encoding HPr family phosphocarrier protein, whose protein sequence is MIERRVKICNELGLHARAAAKMVKLAGRFNSQITLQAEGRPPADGRSILSIVLLAAGRGTEVTLRAEGEDEGEASKALVSLVESRFGEEK, encoded by the coding sequence ATGATCGAGCGGCGAGTGAAGATCTGCAATGAACTGGGACTGCATGCCCGGGCTGCGGCCAAGATGGTCAAGCTGGCCGGCCGCTTCAATTCTCAAATCACCTTGCAGGCCGAAGGTCGTCCCCCGGCTGACGGACGCAGCATTCTCAGCATCGTGCTGTTGGCCGCCGGGCGGGGTACGGAGGTGACGTTGCGGGCCGAGGGAGAAGACGAGGGCGAGGCCTCGAAGGCTCTGGTGTCCCTGGTCGAGAGCCGCTTCGGAGAGGAGAAATGA
- the lptB gene encoding LPS export ABC transporter ATP-binding protein, which translates to MKPRKFESRLEAENLVKAYRGRKVVNNVSLGLRRGEVVGLLGPNGAGKTTTFYMMVGLTRPTRGVVKLNGEDVTSLPMYQRARKGVSYLPQEPSVFRRLSVEDNLYAIAETLELAPAARDQVVSELLDELGIGELRKSPAYTLSGGERRRLEIARSMVIRPSFILLDEPFAGIDPLAVLDIQEIIVKLKTKNIGVLITDHNVRETLKITDRAYIIKEGRIFRDGTPDVLSSDLEVRKVYLGEHFRLY; encoded by the coding sequence ATGAAGCCCCGCAAGTTCGAATCGCGCCTGGAGGCTGAAAACCTGGTCAAAGCCTACCGCGGACGCAAGGTGGTCAACAATGTCAGCCTGGGCCTCAGGCGGGGCGAAGTGGTCGGGCTTCTGGGACCCAACGGCGCGGGGAAGACCACCACCTTCTACATGATGGTGGGCTTGACCCGTCCCACCAGGGGCGTGGTCAAACTCAACGGCGAGGACGTGACCTCCCTGCCCATGTACCAGCGGGCCCGCAAGGGGGTCAGCTACCTGCCTCAGGAACCCAGCGTTTTCCGCCGCCTTTCGGTCGAAGACAACCTCTACGCCATCGCCGAGACCCTGGAGCTGGCGCCGGCCGCCCGCGATCAGGTGGTCAGCGAACTGCTCGATGAGCTGGGCATCGGCGAGTTGCGCAAGTCTCCCGCCTACACCCTTTCGGGAGGGGAGCGCCGCCGCCTCGAGATCGCCCGTTCGATGGTCATCCGCCCCTCCTTCATTCTGCTCGATGAGCCCTTCGCCGGAATCGATCCGCTGGCCGTCCTCGATATCCAGGAAATCATCGTCAAACTGAAGACCAAGAACATCGGCGTGCTCATCACCGACCACAACGTGCGCGAGACTCTCAAGATCACCGACCGCGCCTACATCATCAAAGAAGGACGCATCTTTCGGGACGGCACTCCAGACGTCCTTTCCTCCGATTTGGAAGTCCGCAAGGTTTACCTGGGCGAGCATTTTCGACTATACTAG
- the rapZ gene encoding RNase adapter RapZ has translation MSLPVTPQPEPGGLSSLVLLTGMSGSGKHTAAQALEDLGFYCVDNLPVALVPQLVEMAQASGGAISRLAVVLDVRAPEPASEFEALAQRLKGSHTAVQVLFLDADNEVLARRFSVTRRRHPLTSETTLLEGIEEERRRMAGIREAADQVIDTSDFSVHQLRHLMHETFRDPVRDGELSLMLLSFGFKHGIPSNADLVFDVRFLPNPYFETELREMSGRDEPVKRFLDRASGSEETLNRLEDLLNFLIPQYQREGKSYLTVAVGCTGGRHRSVYLSEALTERLSDGRRRIKTVHRDIHK, from the coding sequence ATGAGTCTTCCTGTCACACCTCAACCCGAGCCCGGCGGGCTGTCGTCACTGGTGCTGCTCACCGGCATGAGCGGCTCGGGCAAGCACACGGCCGCTCAGGCGCTGGAAGACCTGGGCTTTTACTGTGTCGACAATTTGCCGGTAGCCCTGGTTCCACAACTGGTCGAGATGGCCCAGGCCTCGGGCGGGGCCATTTCACGCCTGGCCGTGGTGCTCGATGTCAGGGCGCCCGAACCGGCTTCCGAGTTCGAAGCCTTGGCCCAGCGCCTGAAGGGATCCCACACCGCCGTTCAGGTGCTCTTTCTGGATGCCGACAACGAGGTCTTGGCCCGGCGCTTTTCCGTCACCCGCCGCCGCCATCCGCTGACCAGCGAGACGACCCTTTTGGAGGGTATCGAGGAAGAACGCCGGCGCATGGCCGGCATTCGCGAGGCAGCCGACCAGGTGATCGACACCAGTGACTTTTCCGTCCATCAATTGCGTCACCTCATGCACGAGACCTTTCGCGATCCCGTGCGCGACGGTGAACTGAGCCTGATGCTGCTCAGCTTCGGGTTCAAGCACGGCATCCCATCCAACGCCGATCTGGTGTTCGACGTGCGCTTTTTGCCCAACCCCTATTTCGAGACCGAGTTGCGCGAGATGTCCGGACGCGACGAGCCGGTCAAGCGCTTCCTGGATCGCGCTTCGGGAAGCGAAGAGACGCTCAACCGTCTGGAAGACTTGCTCAATTTCCTCATCCCGCAATACCAGCGCGAGGGTAAGAGCTACCTGACGGTGGCGGTGGGTTGCACCGGCGGCAGACACCGTTCGGTTTACCTGAGCGAGGCTCTGACCGAGCGCCTGAGCGACGGACGGCGGCGCATCAAGACCGTGCATCGCGACATCCACAAATGA
- the lptC gene encoding LPS export ABC transporter periplasmic protein LptC, which produces MQTTRWIRLGLAVVFLAGLAAIIFSLTSRQPGTPEAVEEPLLDPDVESQSTRFEYSEKEEGRTVFRVQALQSIQRSDGRHELEEVLLELYNPQGEVADTIRGRKALYRVGESRVEFSQDVEIRLVDGTVIRSQQVRADLERELILIDQQFSFSRQRASGEGRRLLYRIQPQVAEIEDFKVRMPSRELPLDVASAQAVYDLGRHHVELTGDSSITRRPTLLTADRIEVWMDSTQRLERILSQGSARFAPQLGQSFAGQVIDMAFQPASGRLLRLEVRAASPSAGRPAQRAVYQEETPQGQQHLESDLIVGRPTPARGQGADLWLLRQLEARGDTLFRSPPLRIREAQSQVFLLQFAPGGRSMRTVTLQDQVSVLRRQGQGHEQSLEELYSSRIDLRLNEEEQLEEARVAGPARLEVNRSGTFRRLTAQDGLVAEFDQGQIKSLQAGGGCRLDSRQGREESSIQAPQIRFRFEDGKPFSAWAGEGVIVDMGQRQTRSRTLSLHYRGGLLAKAVQTGLFSLSDPAAGIELMSEEAVYHPIANQVRAASSPQRRRLVYRNSDQAEPVTTTADEFLLDRADGGITALGDVRTDLRSGEEPWMLQAGRMRIDQASEVVEYSLSPKLERSGNLFQARRILLSSADRSLRLQDEVFSRFQAQGPAGASADEAGRQTYQVRSQTLRLDPDGGRAEYRGEVFLKSRQLEIDAPNMDIVESQGPPSQASLGGNGSAADSAPQTSRRIEAWDQVEIRLADGRRALGGRLVYDPTADQGRLTGDPVRLYQPDPKSGKTRKLEGAVLVFQVENDSFQMQGVQ; this is translated from the coding sequence ATGCAAACCACACGTTGGATTCGGCTGGGGCTGGCCGTGGTCTTCCTGGCCGGGTTGGCCGCCATCATTTTCAGCCTGACTTCCAGACAACCGGGAACTCCCGAGGCGGTCGAAGAGCCTCTGTTGGATCCCGATGTCGAAAGCCAAAGCACCCGTTTCGAGTACTCCGAGAAGGAGGAGGGGCGCACTGTTTTCCGCGTGCAGGCCCTGCAGAGCATCCAGCGCAGCGACGGCCGCCATGAACTCGAGGAGGTGCTGCTCGAGCTCTACAATCCGCAAGGCGAAGTGGCCGACACCATCCGCGGACGCAAGGCTCTTTACCGCGTGGGCGAGTCCCGCGTGGAGTTCAGCCAGGACGTGGAAATCCGCCTGGTGGACGGAACCGTCATCCGGTCCCAGCAGGTGCGGGCCGACCTGGAGCGGGAACTGATTCTCATCGATCAGCAGTTCTCCTTCAGCCGCCAGCGGGCCTCGGGGGAGGGCCGGCGCCTGCTCTACCGCATCCAGCCCCAGGTAGCCGAGATCGAGGATTTCAAGGTGCGCATGCCCTCGCGGGAGCTGCCCCTCGACGTCGCCTCCGCCCAGGCCGTTTACGACCTCGGCCGCCACCATGTCGAGCTGACCGGGGACTCCAGCATCACCCGCCGGCCCACCCTCTTGACCGCCGACCGCATCGAGGTCTGGATGGATTCGACGCAGCGGCTGGAGCGCATCCTCAGTCAGGGCTCGGCACGCTTCGCACCCCAACTTGGTCAGTCCTTCGCCGGCCAGGTCATCGACATGGCCTTTCAGCCCGCCTCGGGACGCCTCCTCAGGCTTGAAGTGAGGGCCGCCTCGCCGTCCGCGGGCCGACCAGCACAAAGGGCCGTCTACCAGGAAGAGACGCCTCAGGGCCAACAGCACCTCGAGTCCGACCTGATCGTGGGACGGCCCACGCCGGCCCGCGGCCAGGGCGCAGACCTGTGGCTGTTGCGGCAACTCGAGGCCCGCGGAGACACGCTCTTCCGCTCTCCGCCCCTGCGTATCCGCGAGGCTCAGTCCCAGGTTTTCCTGCTCCAGTTCGCGCCCGGCGGACGGTCCATGCGCACGGTCACGCTGCAAGATCAGGTCTCCGTCCTGCGCCGCCAGGGCCAGGGACACGAGCAGTCGCTGGAGGAACTCTACAGCTCCCGAATCGACCTGCGTCTGAACGAGGAGGAGCAACTGGAAGAGGCCCGGGTGGCAGGTCCGGCCCGCCTGGAAGTGAACCGTTCGGGAACCTTTCGCCGTCTTACTGCCCAGGACGGACTCGTGGCGGAGTTCGATCAAGGCCAGATAAAGAGCCTGCAAGCCGGCGGCGGCTGCCGCCTCGACAGCCGCCAGGGCCGAGAAGAAAGCAGCATTCAGGCCCCTCAGATCCGCTTCCGCTTTGAAGACGGCAAGCCGTTTTCGGCATGGGCGGGAGAAGGAGTCATCGTGGATATGGGACAACGCCAGACCCGCAGCCGCACCTTGAGCCTGCACTACCGCGGCGGACTGTTGGCCAAGGCCGTACAGACCGGGCTCTTCAGTCTCAGCGACCCGGCTGCCGGCATCGAGCTGATGTCCGAAGAGGCGGTCTACCATCCCATCGCCAACCAGGTCCGGGCCGCCAGTTCGCCCCAGCGCCGCCGGCTCGTTTACCGCAACTCAGACCAGGCAGAGCCGGTCACCACGACCGCCGATGAGTTCCTCCTCGATCGCGCCGACGGCGGCATCACCGCTCTGGGAGACGTCCGCACCGACTTGCGCTCAGGTGAGGAGCCCTGGATGTTGCAGGCGGGACGGATGCGCATCGATCAGGCCTCGGAAGTGGTCGAGTACAGCCTCTCGCCCAAGCTTGAGCGCTCCGGCAACCTGTTTCAGGCCCGACGCATTCTGCTCTCCAGCGCCGACCGCAGCCTGCGCCTGCAGGACGAGGTCTTCAGCCGCTTCCAGGCCCAGGGACCCGCAGGGGCCTCGGCCGACGAGGCCGGGAGGCAGACTTACCAGGTGCGCTCGCAGACGCTGAGGTTGGATCCCGACGGAGGGAGGGCCGAGTACCGGGGAGAAGTCTTCCTCAAGAGCCGGCAGCTTGAGATCGATGCCCCCAACATGGACATCGTGGAGAGCCAAGGGCCGCCCTCACAAGCCTCCCTTGGAGGCAACGGCTCCGCCGCCGACTCCGCGCCCCAAACCTCCCGCAGGATCGAGGCTTGGGACCAGGTGGAGATCCGCCTGGCCGATGGAAGGCGTGCGCTGGGCGGACGCTTGGTTTATGATCCGACCGCCGACCAAGGCCGCTTGACGGGCGATCCGGTGCGCCTCTATCAGCCTGATCCCAAGAGCGGCAAAACCCGCAAACTGGAGGGCGCGGTGTTGGTTTTTCAGGTTGAGAACGACAGCTTCCAGATGCAGGGGGTGCAATGA
- the ptsP gene encoding phosphoenolpyruvate--protein phosphotransferase encodes MSEKETKPKLLQGRPLSPGIAVGTAHRVTPRVAGFFRLSIRPEEVEDEINRLKEALRISLRQLYKVRDRLESKVGREHSFIIDAHLMILEDGRFLQEIESRVREDMQSPERAVRETAERWLDLYRSLEDPFFRERGSDLEEVTERILGNLGDSLRGSGDEETPQDLVLVAPRISLLVLTQFRLERVKALVLTQCGRMSHVSIICRSCRIPVVTGIEHLHRFIRSGDTLAVDGTQGMVHIDPSPEETQRFRDREARHRSQEPEGDQGPCNTLDGTRIQILVNTEVGREVEMGLRLGGEGIGLFRSESIYAERKEDAVDEESQYLIYSDLARRTRGRTAIVRTLDIGDEEHPFFSDLAGVKVPLLGLRGIRLSLRYPELFQAQVRAILRARAHGDLKIALPMVTSPTEVRQARSLIEDVQRRLGQPPPAYGPVSVGTMIEVPAALIEIESMVMEADFLLVGSNDLIQFLLAVSRTDERASDLYDPFHPAVMASLHRVAQACERAGKTAIVCGEVATDPQYAPLLVGMGYDTLSMNPFAIPEIKERLRHFERSHLRRIVKGLLNMTDPREIERRARTELQTHTQV; translated from the coding sequence ATGAGCGAGAAGGAGACTAAGCCGAAGCTGCTGCAGGGACGTCCCCTCTCACCGGGAATCGCGGTGGGGACGGCTCATCGCGTCACCCCGCGCGTGGCCGGCTTCTTCCGTCTCAGCATTCGTCCGGAAGAAGTCGAAGACGAGATAAACCGCCTCAAGGAGGCGCTCAGGATCTCTCTGCGCCAACTCTACAAGGTGCGCGACCGTTTGGAATCCAAAGTGGGCCGCGAGCACAGTTTCATCATCGACGCCCACCTCATGATTCTCGAGGATGGACGGTTCCTGCAGGAAATCGAATCGCGGGTGCGCGAAGACATGCAGAGTCCCGAGCGCGCCGTCCGGGAAACGGCCGAACGCTGGCTCGACCTGTACCGCAGCCTGGAAGATCCTTTCTTTCGTGAGCGCGGCAGCGATCTCGAAGAGGTGACCGAGCGCATCCTGGGCAACTTGGGCGACAGCCTCCGGGGCAGCGGAGACGAGGAAACCCCTCAAGACCTGGTCCTGGTGGCGCCCCGCATTTCTTTGTTGGTCCTGACGCAGTTTCGCCTGGAGCGCGTCAAGGCTCTGGTGCTCACCCAGTGCGGACGCATGTCGCACGTCAGCATCATCTGCCGTTCCTGCCGCATTCCTGTGGTGACCGGCATCGAGCACCTGCACCGCTTCATCCGTTCCGGCGACACCTTGGCTGTGGACGGAACCCAGGGCATGGTCCACATCGATCCTTCGCCCGAGGAAACTCAGCGTTTTCGCGACCGCGAAGCCCGCCACCGCAGCCAGGAGCCCGAGGGCGATCAAGGCCCCTGCAACACCCTGGACGGAACCCGCATCCAGATCCTGGTCAACACCGAGGTGGGACGCGAAGTCGAGATGGGGTTGCGCTTGGGAGGCGAGGGCATCGGACTCTTCCGCAGCGAGTCGATTTACGCCGAGCGCAAGGAAGATGCGGTCGACGAAGAGTCGCAGTATCTTATTTATTCCGATCTGGCCCGCCGCACCCGCGGACGCACCGCCATCGTCCGCACCTTGGATATCGGAGACGAGGAGCATCCTTTCTTCTCCGATCTGGCCGGGGTCAAGGTTCCCCTGCTGGGCTTGCGCGGCATCCGTCTCTCGCTGCGTTATCCCGAGCTTTTTCAAGCTCAGGTGCGCGCCATCCTCAGGGCCCGCGCCCACGGCGACCTGAAAATCGCGCTGCCCATGGTCACCTCGCCCACCGAAGTGCGTCAGGCCCGCTCCCTCATCGAGGACGTGCAACGCCGCCTGGGCCAACCGCCCCCAGCCTACGGTCCGGTCAGCGTAGGGACCATGATCGAGGTTCCGGCGGCCTTGATCGAGATCGAATCGATGGTCATGGAAGCCGATTTCCTGCTGGTGGGTTCCAACGACCTGATTCAATTCCTGCTGGCCGTTTCCAGGACCGACGAACGGGCCTCCGACCTCTACGACCCCTTCCATCCGGCGGTAATGGCCTCGCTGCACCGGGTGGCCCAAGCCTGCGAGAGAGCCGGCAAGACGGCCATCGTGTGCGGCGAAGTCGCCACCGACCCGCAGTACGCCCCGCTTCTGGTCGGGATGGGGTACGACACCCTCTCCATGAACCCCTTCGCCATACCGGAGATCAAGGAAAGACTCCGGCATTTCGAACGCTCTCATCTGCGCCGCATCGTGAAAGGTCTGCTCAACATGACCGATCCGCGCGAGATCGAGCGGCGGGCCCGCACTGAACTGCAGACCCATACCCAGGTTTGA
- the recJ gene encoding single-stranded-DNA-specific exonuclease RecJ: MRYRWQAIETDGDAADRLARDMDIDRLLARLLLQRGIADPDQARSFLNPRLEDLHDPFLMRDMQRVVERVERALREKEKILIYGDYDVDGITSTVVLRRALEMLGGKVDFHIPARLEDGYGLQPDVMREFALKGFSLIISVDSGVRAFESCRAAREAGADLIVTDHHTPAETLPEAYAILNPKRFDCSYPCKDLAAVGVVFKLVQALFQRSGRETVLPHFLKLVAIGTVADIVPVVGENRIIVKYGLQGLERPNNLGLQELLVGAGVEGPVGLSDVGFRIAPRINAVTRMGGGREVVDLFALSDRRQARRLVEEMNRKNDARRGEEERILEEIEDRVAERPQDFSKRFLVVAGRDWHRGVIGIVASRLVDRFHRPVLVLSVGSENTQGSGRSITPFNLVESLDRHASFFQRHGGHPMAVGCTLQVSDLEDPRLSELSAALNDHADQHLDDEDLVPRLKIACELPAEAVSLGLCRQVERLAPYGVGNPTPVFASRAMPVAAGPWLLKERHLKFQVQCNGSRVDAIWWKNAQAAEGLSPGSPVDLAFTLGRQFFQGEESLQLTIRDLHA; the protein is encoded by the coding sequence GTGAGATACCGATGGCAGGCTATCGAGACGGACGGCGATGCGGCCGACAGGCTGGCACGCGACATGGATATCGATCGGCTGCTGGCCCGTCTGCTGCTGCAGCGCGGCATCGCCGACCCCGATCAGGCCCGCTCCTTCCTTAATCCCCGGCTGGAGGACCTGCATGATCCCTTCCTGATGCGGGACATGCAGCGGGTGGTGGAGCGTGTCGAGAGGGCCCTGCGCGAGAAGGAGAAAATCCTTATCTACGGCGACTATGACGTGGACGGGATCACCTCCACCGTGGTGCTGAGGCGGGCCCTGGAAATGCTGGGCGGGAAGGTCGATTTCCACATCCCGGCCCGGCTCGAGGACGGCTACGGACTGCAGCCTGATGTCATGCGCGAATTCGCCCTCAAGGGCTTTTCGCTGATCATCAGCGTCGACTCGGGAGTCCGCGCCTTCGAGTCCTGCCGCGCGGCCCGCGAGGCCGGCGCCGACCTCATCGTCACCGATCATCACACCCCCGCCGAGACCTTGCCCGAAGCCTACGCCATCCTCAATCCCAAGCGCTTCGACTGCTCATACCCCTGCAAGGATCTGGCGGCCGTGGGCGTGGTCTTCAAGCTGGTGCAGGCGCTCTTTCAGCGAAGCGGACGGGAGACGGTGCTGCCTCATTTCCTCAAGCTGGTAGCCATCGGGACGGTGGCCGACATCGTGCCCGTGGTGGGCGAGAACCGCATCATCGTGAAATACGGCCTGCAGGGCCTGGAAAGGCCCAACAACCTGGGCCTGCAGGAACTGCTGGTGGGCGCCGGGGTGGAAGGCCCCGTAGGACTGAGCGACGTGGGATTCCGCATCGCCCCCCGCATCAATGCCGTCACCCGCATGGGCGGCGGACGCGAAGTGGTGGATCTGTTCGCCCTCTCCGACCGCCGGCAGGCGCGCCGCCTGGTGGAGGAGATGAATCGCAAGAACGATGCCCGGCGAGGCGAGGAAGAGAGAATCCTGGAAGAGATCGAAGACCGCGTAGCCGAGCGGCCCCAGGACTTCAGCAAGCGCTTCCTGGTGGTAGCGGGACGCGATTGGCACCGGGGCGTCATCGGCATCGTGGCCTCGCGGCTGGTGGACCGCTTCCACCGTCCCGTGCTGGTGCTTTCGGTGGGATCCGAGAACACCCAGGGCTCGGGACGCAGCATCACCCCCTTCAACCTGGTCGAGTCCCTCGACCGCCACGCCTCTTTCTTCCAACGCCACGGCGGACACCCCATGGCGGTGGGATGCACGCTGCAGGTCAGCGACCTTGAAGATCCCCGCTTGAGCGAACTGTCCGCGGCCCTCAACGACCATGCCGATCAGCACCTCGACGATGAAGACCTGGTGCCGCGCCTCAAGATCGCCTGCGAGTTGCCGGCCGAGGCGGTCAGCCTGGGCCTGTGCCGCCAGGTAGAGCGTTTGGCGCCCTACGGAGTGGGAAACCCGACGCCGGTGTTCGCTTCCCGCGCCATGCCTGTGGCGGCGGGACCGTGGCTGCTCAAGGAACGCCATCTCAAGTTTCAGGTGCAGTGCAACGGATCGCGGGTAGACGCCATCTGGTGGAAGAACGCCCAGGCCGCCGAAGGTCTGTCCCCCGGAAGTCCGGTCGATCTGGCCTTCACCTTGGGGCGCCAGTTCTTTCAGGGCGAGGAGAGCCTGCAGCTCACCATACGTGACCTGCATGCCTGA
- a CDS encoding PTS sugar transporter subunit IIA: MNDEAKKIGALVVTHGQLAQELITIAEIILDGEFDHLVPVSIGWHDEMEEAKAAITGALRQADQGRGVLILTDMFGGTPSNISMPLHKKGEVEIITGVNLPMVIKVAGQEGGESWEEMVNSVSEQGRSHISVAGQILGD, from the coding sequence ATGAACGACGAAGCCAAGAAAATCGGAGCCTTGGTGGTCACTCACGGTCAATTGGCCCAGGAACTGATCACCATCGCTGAAATCATCCTGGACGGCGAGTTCGATCACCTTGTCCCCGTCAGCATCGGCTGGCACGATGAGATGGAGGAAGCCAAGGCCGCCATCACGGGGGCCCTGAGGCAAGCCGATCAGGGCAGGGGAGTGCTGATTCTCACCGACATGTTCGGCGGCACCCCCTCCAACATCTCCATGCCCCTGCACAAAAAGGGCGAGGTCGAGATCATCACGGGAGTCAATTTGCCCATGGTGATCAAAGTGGCGGGCCAGGAGGGCGGCGAGTCCTGGGAGGAAATGGTCAACTCGGTGAGCGAGCAGGGACGCAGTCATATTTCCGTAGCCGGGCAGATTCTGGGAGACTAG
- a CDS encoding peptidoglycan-binding protein codes for MKLAHMIRHRFSFLIPVLALVFCLTVPALAALEDSPQDRQLIRQVQQRLNDEGFDAGPVDGILGPKTEAALERFQADNGLTQSGRLNQETLKKLDIEQSENQGILSKAGKGLSKAASAVGQAGTTAAKATAQGVKKGASATAEGAETAAEATAQGATTAAKATAKGAKTTGKAVAKGTRTAADETKDFVAGEDADGEIKERIEERFREEELIEPDLIDVKVKDGVVTLHFKEHRQGNERAFNQAVALARGVDGVKEVFVRFPAR; via the coding sequence ATGAAGTTAGCGCATATGATTCGCCACCGTTTCAGTTTCCTGATCCCCGTCCTGGCCCTTGTTTTCTGCCTGACGGTTCCCGCACTGGCAGCACTTGAGGACAGCCCCCAAGACCGCCAACTGATCCGTCAAGTCCAGCAGAGGCTCAATGACGAGGGCTTCGACGCCGGCCCTGTGGACGGCATCCTGGGCCCCAAGACCGAGGCCGCACTCGAGCGCTTTCAAGCCGACAACGGCTTGACTCAGAGCGGACGCCTGAACCAGGAGACCTTGAAGAAGCTCGACATCGAGCAGAGTGAAAACCAGGGCATCTTGTCCAAGGCCGGCAAGGGTCTGTCGAAGGCCGCGAGCGCCGTCGGCCAGGCTGGCACTACTGCCGCCAAAGCCACGGCCCAAGGGGTGAAGAAGGGAGCCTCAGCCACCGCCGAAGGCGCCGAAACCGCTGCTGAAGCCACCGCCCAGGGCGCTACAACGGCCGCCAAGGCCACAGCCAAGGGCGCCAAAACCACCGGCAAAGCGGTTGCCAAAGGTACCCGCACGGCCGCTGACGAAACCAAGGACTTCGTGGCTGGAGAGGACGCTGACGGCGAGATCAAGGAACGCATAGAGGAGCGCTTCCGGGAGGAAGAGCTCATCGAACCCGACCTGATCGACGTCAAGGTCAAGGACGGTGTCGTCACCCTTCACTTCAAGGAACACAGACAAGGCAACGAGAGAGCCTTCAACCAGGCCGTCGCTTTGGCCCGGGGCGTCGACGGAGTCAAGGAGGTTTTCGTGCGCTTCCCTGCACGCTGA
- the rpoN gene encoding RNA polymerase factor sigma-54 gives MARRVQLRPTLNVGLQQKLAMTPSLLQKIELLQLSRLELSEMLQTELTENPVLEEGQEQSAEAAESAEKEEQAEENPLDNDDFDYEYFFGEYLNSTPARKEYEADDDRPSFELFLAGESSLIDHLNWQLNLTQISPREKEIAEYIVGNIDPDGYLTLTLEEIAEALEVSLEDVEEALEIVQELDPTGVGARDLCECLMLQLRAADMEDCLAARLVRDHLDLVQSKDHEEIACRIECDVKEVEEALQALRRFNPRPGQKYSSQKPQYIQPDVYISKVSGKYQINMNDDGMPKLSLNRAYRKMLKDANTNKEAKSFIKEKVRAALELIKSVDQREQTIFRVCRAIVRRQEGFLDRGLMSLKPMLIKDIAEELGVHSSTISRVVANKYAHTPQGVIELRNFFTVGLESSDGENVSIVQVKDRIKKVIEDENSLKPMSDQQITKVLNNEGIQITRRTVAKYRDQMEIPGSRARKRAAVKG, from the coding sequence ATGGCCAGAAGGGTACAGCTCAGACCGACGCTCAACGTGGGCTTGCAGCAAAAGCTCGCGATGACGCCCTCTCTGTTGCAGAAGATCGAATTGCTGCAACTGAGCCGCCTTGAGCTGTCCGAGATGCTGCAGACTGAATTGACCGAGAATCCGGTCTTGGAGGAAGGGCAGGAGCAGAGCGCCGAGGCGGCCGAATCGGCCGAAAAAGAAGAGCAGGCCGAGGAGAATCCGCTCGACAACGACGACTTCGATTATGAGTATTTCTTCGGCGAATACTTGAACAGCACCCCCGCCCGCAAAGAGTACGAGGCCGACGACGACCGGCCCTCTTTCGAACTCTTCCTGGCCGGCGAATCCTCGCTCATCGACCACCTCAACTGGCAGCTTAACCTGACTCAGATCAGCCCCCGGGAAAAAGAGATCGCCGAGTACATCGTCGGCAACATCGATCCCGACGGATACCTGACGCTGACCCTTGAAGAGATCGCCGAGGCCCTTGAGGTTTCCCTGGAAGATGTAGAGGAGGCCCTGGAAATCGTGCAGGAACTGGACCCTACCGGGGTGGGCGCCCGCGACCTGTGCGAATGCCTCATGCTGCAGTTGCGGGCGGCCGACATGGAGGACTGTCTGGCGGCACGCCTGGTGCGCGATCACCTCGACCTGGTGCAGTCCAAGGACCACGAAGAGATCGCCTGCCGAATCGAGTGCGACGTCAAGGAGGTCGAGGAGGCTCTGCAGGCCCTGCGGCGCTTCAATCCGCGACCGGGGCAAAAGTACAGTTCGCAGAAGCCTCAGTACATCCAGCCTGACGTCTACATCTCCAAGGTCAGCGGAAAGTACCAGATCAACATGAACGACGACGGTATGCCCAAGTTGAGCCTCAACCGGGCTTACCGCAAGATGCTCAAGGACGCCAACACCAACAAGGAAGCCAAGTCGTTCATCAAGGAGAAGGTTCGCGCCGCCCTCGAGTTGATTAAGAGCGTCGACCAGCGCGAGCAGACCATCTTCCGCGTCTGCCGTGCCATCGTGCGCCGTCAGGAGGGCTTTCTCGACCGCGGGCTGATGTCCCTCAAGCCCATGCTCATCAAAGACATCGCCGAGGAACTGGGAGTCCATTCCTCCACCATTTCGCGGGTGGTGGCCAACAAGTACGCCCACACGCCTCAAGGGGTCATCGAGTTGCGCAACTTTTTCACCGTGGGTCTTGAGAGCAGCGACGGGGAAAACGTCTCCATCGTCCAGGTCAAGGACCGCATCAAGAAGGTGATCGAAGACGAGAATTCCTTGAAGCCCATGTCCGATCAGCAGATCACCAAAGTTCTCAACAACGAAGGCATTCAGATTACCCGCCGCACGGTGGCCAAGTATCGCGACCAGATGGAGATTCCGGGATCGCGGGCCCGCAAACGTGCGGCCGTTAAAGGCTAG